In Clostridiaceae bacterium, the following are encoded in one genomic region:
- a CDS encoding manganese efflux pump, translating to MNFFTVLLMSVGLAMDAFAVSVTNGMLIAGIKFKHAFKIAAFFGFFQAVMPIVGWLAGINFRNFIGMFDHWVALILLGFIGGKMVRESFEMKKESCPTEDQKKHDIDNKTLLMLAVATSIDALAAGLSFAILSTSIIEASVLIGFTTFLICFAGVLIGKKCNILLKSRAELTGGIILIIIGLEIFAKDTGILSSFLSYLILKIQGL from the coding sequence TTGAATTTTTTTACAGTACTGCTAATGTCAGTTGGACTTGCTATGGATGCTTTTGCCGTGTCGGTAACGAACGGTATGTTAATAGCAGGTATTAAGTTTAAACATGCTTTTAAAATAGCTGCTTTTTTTGGATTTTTCCAGGCTGTTATGCCTATTGTTGGTTGGCTTGCAGGTATAAATTTCAGAAATTTCATAGGAATGTTTGATCACTGGGTCGCATTAATTTTACTTGGATTTATCGGTGGCAAGATGGTACGGGAATCTTTTGAAATGAAAAAAGAAAGTTGCCCTACTGAGGATCAGAAAAAACATGATATTGATAACAAGACACTATTAATGCTGGCAGTAGCCACCAGTATTGATGCACTTGCAGCTGGATTAAGTTTTGCCATATTAAGCACATCAATTATTGAAGCAAGTGTTTTGATTGGTTTTACTACTTTTTTAATATGCTTTGCCGGGGTTCTTATAGGGAAAAAATGCAATATTTTATTAAAGAGTAGAGCAGAATTAACAGGGGGAATAATCTTAATAATAATCGGGTTGGAGATTTTCGCGAAGGATACCGGAATTCTGTCGTCATTTTTATCATATTTAATTTTAAAAATCCAGGGATTATAG
- a CDS encoding DUF445 family protein: MKFLAPIIVGAVIGYITNWLAIKMLFRPHKEVRIFGIRLPFTPGLIPKEKDRIAKSIGDAVGTYLLSPETFTLALLNDRISQHIESWVNNILSKQDNGDKSTKTMLEETLGVNVDSLLEEIEQRLALFICSQLKEKKFKDGLMNFIEYKIYDQYGSYFYNGIKEKAEEILNIFFTSGVIEIELSKSLNNLINKLSTDTRTLEKVLPDSFLNSAREFIYEHAGDIRIRLKELLDSPSIKRKLRNSISEIAEQNINKLVAIFITPDSIADKVIGALIKYVETPENEKNIASIMLTLIDRFVKSKISDIISAISDERKEQTVSHISAEVVKYLSDRNNQRTLVNLVEEKLIYLKPEIKKSILSFVEDEYEGITSSPDLCEKILPIVRDIIRGIVNKPFSLIIGAIDEKTVRNITNFIEEVFKYFVNTKMTNIIRQLNLSEIVENQIKGFDAAYTEDIILEIASRELKAITWLGALLGGIMGILMPFFEMLYN, translated from the coding sequence ATGAAATTTTTAGCGCCAATAATAGTCGGAGCTGTAATAGGATATATAACTAACTGGTTAGCAATAAAAATGTTGTTCAGACCTCATAAAGAGGTCAGGATATTTGGAATACGCCTGCCTTTTACCCCAGGGCTTATACCAAAGGAAAAGGACAGAATTGCCAAGAGCATAGGGGATGCTGTAGGAACTTATCTTTTGTCACCCGAAACATTTACCCTTGCTTTGCTTAATGATAGGATAAGCCAGCATATTGAATCATGGGTAAATAATATTCTGAGCAAACAAGATAATGGTGATAAATCCACCAAGACTATGCTGGAAGAAACTTTGGGCGTTAATGTGGATAGTCTGTTAGAAGAAATTGAACAGAGGTTGGCTTTATTTATATGCTCTCAGTTAAAAGAGAAAAAATTCAAAGACGGACTTATGAATTTTATAGAGTATAAAATCTATGATCAATACGGCTCTTATTTTTACAATGGAATTAAAGAAAAAGCTGAGGAAATACTGAATATATTCTTTACCTCGGGAGTTATTGAAATTGAGTTGTCAAAATCTTTGAATAATTTAATCAATAAGTTGAGTACTGATACCCGGACCTTAGAGAAGGTCTTACCGGATAGCTTTTTAAATTCAGCCAGGGAGTTTATTTATGAACATGCCGGTGATATCAGGATTAGATTAAAAGAATTACTAGATAGCCCATCCATAAAGAGAAAACTTAGAAATTCCATTTCAGAGATAGCAGAACAAAATATAAATAAGCTGGTTGCCATATTTATAACTCCAGATTCAATTGCTGATAAAGTAATTGGAGCCTTGATTAAATATGTTGAAACTCCTGAAAACGAAAAAAACATTGCGTCAATTATGTTGACTCTTATTGATAGATTTGTTAAAAGCAAAATATCGGATATTATTTCAGCAATATCCGATGAAAGGAAGGAGCAGACAGTATCCCATATTTCTGCTGAAGTGGTAAAATACTTATCTGACAGGAATAATCAAAGAACTCTGGTAAATTTGGTAGAAGAAAAGCTTATATACTTAAAGCCTGAAATCAAAAAAAGCATACTTTCCTTTGTTGAAGATGAATATGAGGGTATTACCTCTTCACCTGATTTATGCGAGAAAATACTTCCTATTGTCCGAGATATTATCAGAGGCATTGTAAATAAACCATTTTCTTTAATTATTGGTGCCATTGACGAAAAAACTGTAAGAAATATTACAAACTTTATAGAAGAAGTGTTTAAGTACTTTGTAAATACAAAAATGACAAACATAATAAGGCAGCTCAATCTATCTGAAATAGTGGAAAATCAGATTAAAGGATTTGATGCTGCCTATACTGAGGATATAATATTAGAAATAGCCAGCAGAGAACTAAAAGCAATAACGTGGCTTGGTGCACTTCTTGGAGGAATTATGGGTATTCTTATGCCTTTTTTTGAGATGCTGTATAATTAA
- a CDS encoding metal-dependent hydrolase, with product MRIQYLGHSAFLIVTGQHSLLFDPFITGNPSASKKPEEIKATHIFVSHAHGDHLGDTVKIAKSNNSKVYTTFELARMLDKEPIKFFPGNIGGIQKTEFGSVKLVAAVHGSGVPGGIACGFVVEAENVKVYFAGDTALTTDMSLLADEGITLALLPIGGLYTMGPEDAVRAVKMIKPDFVIPMHYDTFPAISQDPAKFKSQVESQTNTKVILLKPDEIFELPIEG from the coding sequence ATGAGAATTCAGTATTTAGGACATTCTGCCTTTTTAATTGTTACAGGACAGCACAGCCTGCTTTTTGACCCTTTCATTACCGGCAATCCCTCGGCATCAAAAAAACCTGAGGAAATAAAGGCTACTCATATATTTGTATCACATGCCCATGGGGATCATCTCGGAGATACTGTAAAGATTGCCAAATCAAATAATTCTAAAGTTTATACTACATTTGAACTGGCAAGAATGCTGGATAAAGAGCCCATTAAGTTCTTTCCGGGGAATATAGGAGGAATCCAGAAGACTGAATTTGGTTCTGTCAAACTTGTTGCAGCGGTTCACGGAAGTGGTGTGCCCGGTGGAATAGCTTGCGGCTTCGTGGTGGAAGCGGAAAATGTAAAAGTATATTTTGCAGGAGATACAGCCCTGACCACTGATATGAGCCTGCTAGCCGATGAAGGAATTACATTGGCTCTATTGCCTATCGGAGGTCTGTATACTATGGGACCTGAAGATGCCGTAAGAGCTGTTAAAATGATTAAACCTGATTTTGTCATACCTATGCATTATGACACATTCCCTGCAATTTCCCAGGATCCCGCTAAATTTAAAAGCCAGGTGGAAAGTCAAACCAACACAAAGGTTATCCTGTTAAAACCAGATGAGATATTTGAACTTCCAATTGAGGGTTAA
- a CDS encoding GNAT family N-acetyltransferase: MVENLVIRKLEKGEEFPYDLLLLADPSMEAIEDYIHRGDCYIALLDNKVVGEYVLIKTRPFTIELVNIAVDEKYQGKGIGKALVMDAINRARESKAKVIEVGTGNCSAYQHLLYQKCGFRMTWIDIDFFKKHYDEEIYENGVRCIDMIRMSMDL, translated from the coding sequence ATGGTGGAAAATCTTGTAATCAGAAAATTAGAAAAGGGGGAAGAATTTCCTTATGATTTGCTTCTCCTGGCAGACCCGTCAATGGAAGCCATAGAGGATTATATACACAGAGGTGACTGTTACATTGCTTTATTGGATAATAAGGTAGTTGGAGAATATGTTTTAATAAAGACAAGGCCTTTTACAATAGAACTTGTAAATATTGCAGTGGACGAGAAATATCAGGGCAAGGGTATAGGAAAGGCTCTGGTTATGGATGCTATTAATAGAGCCAGAGAAAGCAAGGCAAAAGTTATTGAGGTTGGTACCGGAAATTGCAGTGCTTATCAGCATCTGCTCTATCAAAAATGCGGTTTCCGCATGACCTGGATAGATATAGATTTCTTTAAGAAGCATTATGATGAAGAAATATATGAAAACGGTGTAAGATGCATTGATATGATTAGAATGAGTATGGATTTATAG
- a CDS encoding ferredoxin, producing the protein MKASIDRDGCISCGLCASTCPEVFRMADDGLAEVYVDEVPAEVEDSAKEAAESCPVSVITVE; encoded by the coding sequence ATGAAAGCTTCAATTGATAGAGATGGTTGTATTTCCTGCGGACTTTGTGCCAGCACTTGCCCGGAAGTATTCAGAATGGCTGATGACGGCCTTGCAGAAGTATATGTTGACGAAGTTCCTGCAGAAGTGGAAGATTCTGCAAAGGAAGCAGCAGAGAGCTGCCCTGTGTCAGTAATTACTGTGGAATAG
- a CDS encoding GIY-YIG nuclease family protein, producing MDKQRRKELVEKYKEIKTYMGVYKITNQVNRKVFISATPNLKNRWLTVKSQLEMGMHVNSELQKDWNEFGQDAFTYEVIEEKEIKEGTDVRWEIKQMEKNWLEKIQPFGERGYNKRQK from the coding sequence ATGGATAAACAAAGACGTAAGGAATTAGTGGAAAAGTATAAAGAGATTAAAACTTATATGGGAGTATATAAAATTACAAATCAAGTAAACAGAAAAGTGTTCATATCAGCTACCCCTAACCTTAAAAACCGCTGGCTGACGGTTAAAAGTCAACTTGAAATGGGTATGCATGTGAACAGTGAGTTGCAAAAGGACTGGAATGAATTTGGACAGGATGCATTTACCTATGAAGTGATTGAAGAAAAGGAAATAAAAGAGGGTACTGATGTCCGCTGGGAAATTAAACAAATGGAAAAAAACTGGCTGGAAAAGATCCAGCCATTTGGGGAGAGGGGATATAATAAAAGGCAAAAATAA